One region of Endozoicomonas sp. Mp262 genomic DNA includes:
- a CDS encoding peptidoglycan binding protein CsiV — MKRALPALLALLYTTSLLASSSTPETATAKIQWYQADLLVFLHQPTGQTSEQWPDIKPQSAPANAIKLVDPVHQKPANNVPFDFASTNAKGVPGNNLSFDIERDPFLVLPDTEYLLDSQARILNNASGYKILTRAAWRLPIEENSKEQPVIIKSKLMPDSTYLLNGSVTLSARRYLHADIDFWYNELKPEALSSLLMSNHTPILEEHSNDGENQHSAKAPLKIARNFHLKERRRIQRTSEVQYLDSPVIGVLFKLTPYEYPEKPLLPEVEVEMEE, encoded by the coding sequence ATGAAACGAGCCCTGCCAGCACTCCTGGCACTGCTTTATACGACATCCCTGCTGGCATCCAGTAGCACTCCCGAGACTGCCACGGCAAAAATCCAGTGGTACCAGGCGGACTTGCTCGTCTTTTTACACCAGCCCACCGGGCAGACCAGTGAACAATGGCCCGATATCAAGCCCCAGTCAGCTCCGGCAAATGCCATTAAACTGGTAGACCCTGTCCATCAAAAACCAGCCAATAATGTACCCTTTGATTTTGCCTCAACCAATGCAAAAGGGGTTCCCGGGAATAACCTGTCTTTTGATATCGAGCGGGATCCATTCCTGGTCTTGCCGGATACTGAATACCTTCTTGACAGCCAGGCACGTATTCTGAATAACGCTTCAGGCTATAAAATTTTAACCCGGGCAGCCTGGCGCCTTCCCATAGAAGAAAACAGCAAAGAGCAACCGGTTATTATTAAATCAAAGCTGATGCCAGATTCAACGTACCTGCTCAACGGCTCTGTCACCCTCAGTGCCAGAAGATACCTTCATGCCGATATTGACTTCTGGTACAACGAACTCAAGCCTGAAGCCTTATCCTCATTACTTATGAGTAACCACACCCCTATTCTTGAGGAACACAGCAACGATGGAGAAAACCAACACTCTGCTAAGGCACCCTTAAAAATAGCCAGAAACTTCCATTTAAAAGAGAGGCGGCGTATACAAAGAACCAGTGAGGTTCAGTATCTGGATAGTCCTGTCATTGGTGTTTTATTCAAATTGACGCCTTATGAGTACCCTGAAAAGCCATTGCTTCCAGAAGTAGAAGTAGAAATGGAAGAATAG
- a CDS encoding ATP-binding protein, which produces MISQPTQSLTIGIDSCLPNTVLVAMAVRGLCEMTELSPVEVNRIELCLVEIVNNAIEHAYENKPGQKVETQVELTRQSVSITVSDWGHSIPEEKLDISSLVREDIQNPDSLQSSGRGIYIVKNLMDDVQYYSRDGKNSFVMTMEARGA; this is translated from the coding sequence GTGATATCACAGCCTACACAGTCATTAACCATAGGTATTGATTCCTGTCTCCCCAACACGGTGCTGGTTGCTATGGCCGTCAGGGGGCTTTGTGAAATGACGGAACTGTCTCCCGTGGAAGTCAATCGTATTGAGTTGTGCCTGGTGGAAATAGTTAATAATGCCATAGAGCATGCCTATGAGAATAAGCCGGGCCAAAAAGTGGAGACACAGGTAGAGTTAACCAGACAGTCAGTCTCCATTACGGTGAGTGATTGGGGGCATTCCATACCGGAAGAAAAACTGGATATAAGCTCTTTGGTTCGCGAGGATATTCAAAACCCTGATTCCCTTCAGAGCAGTGGGCGGGGGATTTATATCGTAAAAAACCTGATGGATGATGTTCAGTATTATTCCCGTGACGGGAAAAATAGCTTTGTCATGACTATGGAGGCCCGTGGAGCCTGA
- a CDS encoding STAS domain-containing protein → MPFESRVEEDSTVVTVDEVRLDAALAEPFKNYLFDEIEKGAESLIVDLTNVKFMDSSGLGSLVAALKKMAGNGKIRLAGAQPAVRDLFDLTSMEKLFPISETVSDALEGD, encoded by the coding sequence ATGCCATTTGAGTCAAGGGTGGAAGAGGATTCTACTGTAGTGACTGTGGATGAAGTCAGACTGGATGCTGCTTTGGCAGAACCCTTTAAAAACTACCTGTTCGATGAGATCGAAAAAGGTGCCGAGTCATTAATCGTTGACCTGACCAATGTGAAATTTATGGATAGTAGTGGTCTGGGGTCTTTGGTAGCGGCCTTAAAGAAAATGGCGGGCAATGGTAAAATCCGGTTGGCGGGTGCCCAGCCTGCCGTCAGGGATTTATTTGACCTGACTTCAATGGAGAAGCTTTTTCCCATTTCAGAGACTGTCAGTGATGCACTGGAAGGAGACTGA